Proteins from one Mycteria americana isolate JAX WOST 10 ecotype Jacksonville Zoo and Gardens chromosome 1, USCA_MyAme_1.0, whole genome shotgun sequence genomic window:
- the ZAR1L gene encoding protein ZAR1-like — MESFVCPPFSTYQSFRGSLTPSRSRDPTVRQPSWKQSKSSSISPFLGGPLTPMPSDYLDSYRRAQLQALLSQVSPGLTPRLRRANTKEVGVQVNLRADTAVQCSLGPRTLPVGCPLRTHLALYSPVPDRRLFTLPEATGSQEKEEASETTPEVQKVEDGRREQQKDQAEAALPSEETAETPREEAVAPRRRAAFQFLEQKYGYFHCKDCKTRWESAYVWCISGSNKVYFKQLCRKCQKGFNPYRVEAIQCQTCSKTRCSCPQKKRHIDLKRPHRQELCGRCKGKRLSCDNTYSFKYIV; from the exons ATGGAAAGCTTTGTCTGTCCCCCCTTCAGCACATACCAGAGCTTCAGGGGCAGCCTCACACCCAGCCGCAGCAGGGACCCAACGGTGCGGCAGCCCAGCTGGAAgcagagcaagagcagcagcatcagCCCCTTCCTTGGGGGGCCCCTCACCCCCATGCCCTCTGACTACCTGGACAGCTACCGGCGGGCCCAGCTCCAGGCCCTGCTGTCACAGGTGAGCCCCGGGCTGACGCCGCGGCTGCGCCGGGCCAACACCAAGGAGGTGGGTGTGCAGGTGAACCTGCGGGCTGACACCGCTGTGCAGTGCTCGCTGGGGCCGCGCACGCTGCCTGTTGGCTGCCCACTCCGCACCCACCTTGCCCTCTACTCACCCGTGCCGGACCGCCGCCTCTTCACGCTGCCCGAGGCCACTGGGtcccaggagaaggaagaggcatCTGAAACGACCCCCGAGGTGCAGAAGGTGGAGGATGGTAGGAGAGAGCAGCAGAAGGACCAGGCAGAGGCTGCTCTGCCGAGTGAGGAGACCGCGGAGACACCACGGGAGGAGGCCGTAGCCCCCCGACGGCGGGCTGCCTTCCAG tttttggAGCAGAAGTATGGCTATTTCCACTGTAAAGACTGCAAGACCAGATGGGAGAGTGCTTACGTGTGGTGCATTTCTGGAAGCAACAAG GTGTACTTCAAGCAGCTCTGTCGCAAATGCCAAAAGGGCTTCAATCCCTATCGAGTGGAAGCAATCCAGTGCCAG ACCTGTTCAAAGACTCGTTGTTCGTGCCCTCAGAAGAAAAGGCACATTGATCTCAAGAGACCTCATCGCCAAGAACTTTGTGGCCGCTGCAAAGGCAAGAGGCTATCCTGTGATAACACTTACAGCTTCAAATACATTGTCTGA